A window from Glaciimonas sp. PCH181 encodes these proteins:
- a CDS encoding ABC transporter permease codes for MDKPRVSPLPYLLTAPGIIVFFTMVLVPLLLTFILSFNGFDAITGIKATYSFNNYWQVVSDEYYQGIFLRTFWVAALTTLICILIGAPEAYVLSRMRKPWRSIFLIVILAPLLVSVVVRAFGWSMLLSADGLVNTMLGWFGIPPAKLLYTTGAMVVALVHVMLPFMVIPVWTSVQRLDPAVEHAALSLNASQPTILRRIVLPQILPGILSGSLIVFGLSASAFAIPGLLGGRRLKVVATSVYDEFLGSLNWPMGASIAIILLVANLLIMLSYNRILERKYSKVLG; via the coding sequence ATGGATAAACCGCGCGTATCGCCGCTGCCGTATCTGTTGACAGCGCCTGGCATTATTGTATTTTTTACGATGGTGCTGGTGCCGTTGCTGCTGACGTTTATCTTGTCTTTCAATGGCTTCGATGCGATTACCGGCATCAAGGCAACCTATAGTTTCAACAATTATTGGCAAGTCGTCAGCGATGAATATTATCAAGGTATTTTCCTGCGCACCTTCTGGGTGGCAGCACTTACAACGCTGATCTGTATCCTGATCGGCGCGCCGGAAGCGTATGTATTAAGCCGCATGCGCAAGCCGTGGCGATCGATTTTTCTGATCGTAATTCTGGCACCGTTGCTGGTTTCAGTCGTGGTCCGCGCATTTGGCTGGAGCATGTTGCTGAGCGCCGACGGTCTGGTCAATACGATGCTGGGCTGGTTCGGCATACCGCCAGCAAAACTGTTGTACACCACCGGCGCAATGGTCGTCGCACTGGTGCATGTAATGTTGCCGTTCATGGTGATTCCGGTCTGGACTTCGGTGCAGCGACTAGACCCGGCGGTGGAACACGCAGCGCTATCCCTGAATGCGTCACAACCGACTATCTTGCGTCGCATCGTTTTGCCGCAGATTTTGCCCGGTATTCTGTCCGGCAGTCTGATCGTTTTCGGGCTCAGCGCCAGCGCCTTTGCGATTCCGGGATTGCTGGGCGGACGTCGATTGAAAGTCGTGGCAACGTCCGTCTATGATGAATTTCTGGGTTCGTTGAATTGGCCGATGGGGGCATCGATTGCCATCATTCTGCTGGTCGCGAATTTACTGATCATGTTGAGTTACAACCGGATTTTGGAACGCAAGTATTCCAAAGTTTTGGGTTAA
- a CDS encoding ABC transporter ATP-binding protein: MTFLKLENLSKHYGDFTAVENLNLTVEKGEFVSLLGPSGCGKTTTLQMIAGFVDATQGSVVLDGRDITHEKPNRRGLGIVFQSYALFPHMTVSDNVRFGLEMRKVPNSESAERVSKALALVHLDKFSHRYPRELSGGQRQRVALARALVIEPPVLLLDEPMSNLDAKLREDMQIELREIQRKVGTTTIMVTHDQSEALSMSDRVVVMEAGRAVQIGKPFDTYENPANQFVSQFVGKANLFIGKVESQSSQGATLRVGAQLLHVTDTNLQVGDEATLCLRPEKLERCNQHDEMIRGEVQASFFLGNQWLYRIGTELGDVLAIWQNCGQAECAAGHQVSLRWSPQAMHVVRRQAGGVVHG, translated from the coding sequence ATGACTTTTTTGAAATTAGAAAATCTGTCGAAACATTATGGCGATTTCACTGCAGTTGAGAATCTGAATCTGACGGTCGAGAAAGGCGAGTTTGTATCGCTGCTAGGCCCGTCCGGTTGCGGCAAGACCACCACGTTGCAGATGATCGCGGGATTTGTCGATGCGACGCAAGGGAGCGTCGTTCTGGATGGACGCGATATTACGCACGAGAAACCGAATCGGCGCGGCCTCGGCATCGTGTTTCAAAGTTATGCGTTGTTTCCGCACATGACAGTTAGCGATAACGTGCGGTTTGGCCTGGAGATGCGGAAGGTTCCTAACAGCGAAAGTGCCGAGCGCGTAAGTAAGGCGCTGGCGCTGGTGCATCTGGATAAATTCAGCCATCGTTATCCACGCGAGTTGTCGGGCGGTCAGCGGCAGCGTGTTGCGCTGGCGCGGGCCTTGGTGATTGAACCGCCGGTATTGCTGCTGGACGAGCCGATGTCGAATCTGGATGCCAAGCTGCGTGAAGATATGCAGATCGAATTGCGCGAGATTCAGCGCAAGGTCGGCACCACCACCATCATGGTCACGCACGACCAATCGGAAGCGCTCTCAATGAGCGACCGCGTAGTGGTGATGGAAGCCGGGCGGGCAGTGCAGATCGGTAAGCCGTTCGATACCTATGAAAACCCCGCCAATCAATTTGTGTCGCAGTTTGTGGGTAAGGCGAATCTGTTTATCGGCAAGGTTGAATCGCAAAGTTCGCAAGGCGCGACGTTACGCGTCGGCGCGCAGTTGCTGCACGTTACCGATACCAATCTGCAAGTCGGGGATGAGGCGACGTTATGTCTGCGTCCAGAAAAACTGGAGCGTTGTAATCAACACGATGAAATGATCCGTGGCGAGGTGCAGGCCAGTTTTTTCCTTGGCAATCAATGGCTATATCGGATCGGCACTGAATTGGGCGATGTGCTGGCAATCTGGCAGAACTGCGGTCAGGCAGAGTGCGCGGCTGGTCATCAGGTTTCATTGCGCTGGTCGCCGCAAGCGATGCACGTAGTTCGTCGTCAGGCAGGCGGAGTAGTGCATGGATAA
- a CDS encoding aldehyde dehydrogenase family protein gives MQASTLFNELGFDCSSQAGTDLIARSPRDGATIASLRTHTVEEAEQAILNAQQAFEKWRVVPAPVRGELVRLLGEVLRENRTQLGQLVTLESGKILSEGIGEVQEMIDICDFAVGLSRQLYGLTIASERPGHRMMETWHPLGVCGVITAFNFPVAVWAWNTALALVCGNAIIWKPSEKTPVTALAVQSLFAKTVARFAQERSDLVPANLCQVLIGRGDIGQVISRSPLVPLVSATGSVAMGRKVATAVAERLGRSLLELGGNNGMIVAPSADLNLALLGLTFSAVGTAGQRCTSLRRLFVHSSIHDELVSRIERIYASVKVGDPLDAETLVGPLVDQQAFDAMQKALAQARAEGGVVTGGERVDLNGDADAFYVRPALVRMPQQSAIMHHETFAPILYVTRYESFDEAIRLNNAVPQGLSSAVFTNDMREAEAFMSATGSDCGLANVNIGTSGAEIGGAFGGEKETGGGRESGSDAWKTYMRRATNTINYSRTLPLAQGVKFDIA, from the coding sequence ATGCAAGCATCAACCTTATTTAACGAACTGGGCTTTGACTGTTCTTCCCAGGCCGGTACTGATCTCATCGCACGTTCACCACGCGATGGCGCCACCATCGCATCGCTGCGCACCCACACTGTGGAAGAGGCCGAGCAGGCCATCTTGAACGCACAGCAAGCCTTTGAAAAATGGCGCGTAGTACCAGCGCCGGTACGCGGCGAACTAGTGCGTCTGCTGGGCGAAGTCCTGCGTGAAAATCGCACGCAACTAGGCCAGCTGGTCACGCTGGAATCCGGCAAAATCCTCTCCGAAGGTATCGGCGAAGTGCAAGAGATGATCGATATCTGTGACTTTGCAGTCGGTCTGTCGCGCCAATTGTATGGCCTGACTATCGCCTCCGAGCGTCCAGGTCATCGGATGATGGAAACCTGGCATCCGCTTGGCGTTTGCGGCGTTATTACTGCATTCAATTTCCCGGTAGCAGTCTGGGCCTGGAATACCGCGTTGGCGTTGGTTTGCGGCAATGCAATCATCTGGAAACCATCAGAAAAAACACCCGTTACCGCGCTTGCGGTGCAATCGCTTTTCGCCAAAACCGTGGCACGTTTTGCACAGGAGCGTTCTGATCTCGTACCGGCGAATTTATGCCAGGTGCTGATCGGGCGTGGTGACATCGGTCAAGTCATTTCTCGTTCGCCGCTGGTGCCGCTGGTCAGTGCGACCGGCAGTGTAGCGATGGGACGCAAGGTTGCAACTGCTGTGGCAGAGCGTCTTGGTCGCAGTTTGCTGGAACTGGGGGGCAATAACGGCATGATCGTTGCGCCAAGTGCTGACTTGAATCTCGCATTGTTGGGCCTGACCTTTTCTGCAGTCGGTACAGCCGGGCAGCGTTGTACCAGTTTGCGCCGCTTGTTTGTGCATAGCAGCATTCACGATGAGCTGGTGAGCCGTATCGAGCGTATTTATGCCAGCGTAAAAGTCGGTGATCCGCTGGATGCAGAAACGCTGGTCGGTCCGTTAGTCGATCAGCAAGCGTTCGATGCGATGCAAAAAGCGCTGGCGCAAGCTCGTGCCGAAGGTGGCGTGGTCACTGGCGGTGAAAGAGTCGATTTGAACGGCGACGCAGATGCGTTTTATGTGCGTCCGGCGCTGGTACGCATGCCGCAACAGAGCGCGATCATGCACCACGAAACCTTTGCACCGATTTTGTATGTGACGCGCTATGAAAGCTTTGATGAGGCGATTCGTCTCAACAATGCGGTGCCGCAGGGCTTGTCGTCGGCGGTGTTCACCAACGACATGCGCGAAGCGGAAGCCTTCATGTCAGCCACCGGCAGCGATTGCGGACTGGCAAATGTCAACATCGGGACCAGCGGCGCTGAAATCGGCGGCGCTTTCGGTGGCGAAAAAGAAACAGGCGGCGGCCGTGAATCAGGCTCCGATGCCTGGAAAACCTATATGCGTCGCGCCACCAACACGATCAATTACAGTCGCACGCTGCCACTGGCGCAGGGTGTGAAGTTTGATATCGCGTAG
- the gcvA gene encoding transcriptional regulator GcvA, which translates to MRRFIPSTSCLIAFDTAARHLSFTKAAHELHMTQGAVSRQLAVLETYLGVKLFERVNHRLILTEAGREYAMQISATLTQVEIATFQVMTYKNSAGMFNLATLPTFGIKWLIPRLPKFTKAYPEVIPNLSTEVLPFDFNSRQVDAAIHFGEPDWPGAVMVRLIGEEVVPVCSPSLSTEVRSVDDLTRMTLLQHTTRPLAWQDWFRQAGVDCPNALSGPRFEQLLMVIQAAVAGLGIALMPKFLVEVEIASGQLYIPFPLAFKSPQSYYLTYPEKNASKPAVIKFRDWILSELQDS; encoded by the coding sequence ATGCGAAGATTTATCCCCTCTACCTCCTGCCTGATCGCCTTTGATACTGCAGCGCGTCATTTGTCATTTACCAAGGCTGCGCATGAATTGCACATGACGCAGGGGGCGGTCAGCCGTCAACTGGCAGTGCTGGAAACGTATCTTGGCGTCAAGCTGTTCGAGCGGGTGAATCATCGTTTGATCCTGACCGAAGCCGGGCGCGAATATGCGATGCAGATATCGGCAACTTTGACGCAGGTCGAAATAGCCACCTTTCAAGTCATGACTTACAAGAATTCGGCTGGCATGTTCAATTTGGCAACGCTGCCGACGTTCGGCATCAAATGGCTGATTCCTCGGTTACCAAAATTTACTAAAGCGTATCCAGAAGTTATCCCCAATCTCAGCACGGAAGTGTTGCCGTTTGATTTCAACAGCCGCCAGGTCGATGCCGCGATTCACTTCGGTGAGCCGGATTGGCCCGGCGCGGTGATGGTGCGCCTGATCGGTGAAGAAGTAGTGCCGGTATGCAGTCCGTCGCTGAGCACTGAGGTGCGCAGCGTTGATGATCTGACGCGAATGACGCTGTTGCAGCACACGACCCGACCACTCGCCTGGCAGGATTGGTTCCGTCAAGCGGGGGTGGATTGTCCGAATGCGTTGTCTGGTCCGCGCTTTGAGCAATTGTTAATGGTCATCCAGGCCGCCGTCGCCGGATTGGGCATCGCCCTGATGCCGAAATTTCTGGTCGAAGTGGAAATTGCTTCCGGGCAGCTATATATACCGTTTCCGCTTGCCTTCAAAAGTCCGCAATCCTACTACCTTACTTACCCCGAAAAAAACGCCAGCAAGCCTGCTGTGATCAAATTCCGTGACTGGATTTTAAGCGAGTTGCAGGACAGCTAA
- a CDS encoding PPC domain-containing DNA-binding protein produces MSEATIVETGSMGRVAYARIAPNEDLVLGVEKLCMAEGFKNAFVRGALGSLVDACLGTRDGKYVQIKGPAVEIVSLAGEVRSQEDGSLSASLTGVVADTEGNVYGGPFVAGANPICMTFEVTLEEWLPLAVAL; encoded by the coding sequence ATGAGTGAAGCAACCATCGTCGAAACCGGCAGCATGGGCCGCGTCGCCTATGCTCGTATTGCACCGAATGAAGATTTGGTGCTGGGCGTCGAAAAATTATGCATGGCAGAAGGCTTCAAGAACGCTTTCGTGCGCGGCGCTTTAGGCAGTCTGGTCGATGCCTGTCTGGGTACGCGGGATGGCAAATACGTGCAAATCAAAGGACCAGCCGTAGAAATCGTCAGCCTTGCCGGTGAAGTGCGCTCACAGGAAGACGGATCGTTGAGCGCATCGCTGACCGGCGTAGTCGCGGATACTGAGGGAAATGTCTACGGCGGTCCATTCGTGGCCGGGGCTAACCCAATCTGTATGACGTTTGAAGTGACGTTGGAAGAATGGTTACCTTTGGCTGTCGCGTTATAA
- a CDS encoding DNA-binding protein, protein MSSMTTASNIATTSSSAHRSRMMLHPGPFNPVRIQSRHAASCRHVRLTLVAGLSLFDAIVKPLIEIGIKSASFTILGGYFDQIEYCVAAPDPSHQAMIAYSKPIQAGPAYMIFGNATMGKNQHGKPIVHCHAAIRTQDGIVKGGHIITDTCIVGSTPISVLVTSLDGFELRVTYDPETNIPLLQPQAESPNE, encoded by the coding sequence ATGTCATCTATGACCACCGCAAGCAACATTGCAACCACCTCATCCAGCGCCCATCGTTCGCGCATGATGCTGCATCCCGGACCGTTTAATCCGGTCAGGATTCAGAGTCGGCATGCGGCAAGTTGTCGGCACGTGCGCCTGACGCTGGTTGCCGGCCTCAGTCTGTTTGATGCGATTGTTAAACCGCTGATTGAGATCGGTATCAAGAGCGCCTCATTCACCATACTCGGCGGTTATTTCGATCAAATTGAATATTGCGTGGCCGCGCCCGATCCATCGCATCAAGCCATGATCGCGTATTCCAAACCGATTCAAGCCGGTCCTGCGTACATGATTTTTGGCAATGCGACGATGGGCAAAAATCAGCATGGCAAACCAATCGTGCATTGCCACGCCGCGATTCGCACCCAAGACGGCATCGTCAAAGGCGGTCACATTATTACCGACACCTGCATCGTCGGCAGTACCCCGATTTCAGTCCTGGTCACCTCGCTCGATGGCTTCGAGTTGCGCGTGACTTACGATCCGGAAACCAACATCCCCCTACTACAACCGCAAGCGGAGAGCCCAAATGAGTGA
- a CDS encoding acyl-CoA synthetase yields the protein MLKKVMNLGRLLSDVARRFPDQPGLIIGEHISTWQQINNRVDAVSHAFQKLGVKKGDKFLVHSRNNLQIFESAWIAFKLGMVWVPTNVRITPPEAAYLGESSGASIMLYDHGMANYVDAVRAVSPALTHVIALSNPREGELDYEALATDPANSHPFEEVEVDYEDPLWFFYTSGTTGHPKAGMLSHGQMAFVVTNHLADLLPGLSHKSRSLVVAPLSHGAGIHAIVNTARGAASILPATEKLIPEDVWQLVEKHRIDNMFTVPTIVKILTEDPSVDRYDHSSLQHVIYAGAPMYRADQRYALQKLGKVLVQYYGLGEVTGNITFLPTYMHTDDDSDPHARVGSCGIPRTGMEIAILDESGKKLAAFETGEICVRGLAVFMGYHNNPEANAKAFKDDWFHTGDIGHVDREGFLYITGRSSDMYISGGSNVYPREIEEALLTHPAVSEVAVLGLPDPKWGESGIAVIVTKGGATVDCEQLHAHLEERLAKYKWPRRFVFWETMPKSGYGKIVKKQIKSLLEAEGECHL from the coding sequence ATGTTAAAAAAAGTTATGAATCTGGGACGACTTCTATCCGACGTCGCCCGACGGTTCCCAGACCAACCCGGTCTGATCATAGGTGAACACATCTCCACCTGGCAGCAAATCAACAATCGCGTCGACGCCGTATCCCACGCCTTCCAAAAGCTAGGCGTAAAAAAAGGCGACAAGTTTCTCGTCCACTCCCGCAATAATCTACAAATCTTCGAAAGCGCCTGGATAGCATTCAAGCTAGGCATGGTCTGGGTCCCCACAAACGTCCGTATCACCCCACCAGAAGCCGCCTATCTGGGCGAGTCAAGCGGCGCGAGCATCATGCTATATGACCACGGCATGGCCAATTACGTCGATGCAGTCAGAGCAGTCTCCCCAGCCCTAACCCACGTAATAGCGCTGAGTAACCCGCGCGAAGGCGAACTAGATTACGAAGCGCTGGCAACAGACCCGGCGAACAGCCACCCATTCGAGGAAGTTGAAGTCGACTACGAAGATCCCCTATGGTTCTTCTACACATCAGGCACCACCGGCCATCCCAAAGCAGGCATGCTATCGCACGGACAAATGGCCTTTGTCGTCACCAATCATCTAGCCGATTTGCTACCTGGCCTGTCACATAAATCACGTTCATTAGTCGTCGCCCCACTATCCCACGGCGCAGGCATCCACGCCATCGTCAATACCGCCCGCGGCGCAGCAAGCATCCTGCCCGCAACAGAAAAACTCATCCCCGAGGACGTCTGGCAATTAGTCGAAAAGCACCGCATCGACAACATGTTCACCGTCCCGACCATCGTCAAAATACTCACCGAAGATCCCTCAGTAGACCGCTACGATCACAGCTCGCTACAACACGTCATCTATGCAGGTGCGCCGATGTATCGCGCCGATCAACGTTACGCGCTGCAAAAGCTCGGCAAAGTATTAGTCCAATATTACGGCCTGGGCGAAGTCACCGGCAACATCACCTTCTTGCCAACCTACATGCACACCGACGACGACAGCGACCCACATGCCCGCGTCGGTTCCTGCGGCATCCCGCGCACCGGCATGGAAATCGCCATCCTGGACGAGTCCGGCAAAAAATTAGCCGCCTTTGAAACCGGCGAAATATGCGTGCGCGGCCTCGCCGTATTCATGGGCTATCACAACAATCCCGAAGCCAATGCCAAAGCATTCAAAGATGACTGGTTCCACACCGGCGACATCGGTCACGTCGATCGCGAAGGATTTTTGTACATCACCGGACGTTCTTCCGACATGTATATTTCCGGCGGTTCTAACGTCTATCCGCGTGAAATTGAAGAAGCATTGCTGACCCATCCGGCAGTGTCCGAAGTCGCAGTATTAGGCCTGCCAGACCCCAAATGGGGCGAAAGCGGCATCGCCGTCATCGTCACCAAGGGCGGTGCAACAGTCGATTGCGAACAACTGCACGCGCATCTGGAAGAACGCCTCGCCAAATACAAATGGCCGCGACGTTTTGTATTCTGGGAAACAATGCCCAAATCCGGCTACGGCAAGATCGTCAAAAAACAGATCAAATCGTTGCTTGAAGCAGAGGGGGAATGTCATCTATGA
- a CDS encoding acetyl-CoA acetyltransferase, which produces MTTSAPCITGWNHSKFGKLDGIDPEILISEAAKAAIAHAGLTPADISSIHIGTFNGGFLYQDFPSSLVFNQIPELRFTPSVRVENACATGSAAIHSGLQAVLSGQSKHALVIGFEKMSELATAAVGDVLLKCSYAKEEASIPGGFAGVFGKIAQAYFERYGDQSDALAAIAAKNHKNGMSNPYAHMHKDFGFDFCRNVSEKNPFVAGPLKRTDCSLISDGAAAMIISDADVAKGMTRAVQFRSAVQVNDFLPLSRRDPTRFEGGMLAWQKALGQAKLTLNDLSLVETHDCFTIAELLEYEAMGLAEPGQGARAILDGVTSKEGRLPINPSGGLKSKGHPIGATGVSMHVMAAMQACHDAGDMQIPDARFVGVFNMGGAAVANYVSILERVR; this is translated from the coding sequence ATGACTACTTCCGCACCCTGTATTACCGGCTGGAACCATTCGAAGTTCGGTAAGTTAGATGGCATCGATCCTGAAATTTTAATTTCCGAAGCGGCGAAGGCGGCGATCGCACACGCGGGTTTGACCCCGGCGGATATTTCGTCGATTCACATCGGCACTTTCAATGGTGGTTTTTTGTACCAGGATTTCCCTTCGTCGTTGGTGTTCAATCAGATTCCTGAGTTACGTTTTACGCCTTCTGTGCGGGTGGAGAATGCTTGCGCTACCGGTTCGGCGGCGATTCATTCAGGTTTGCAAGCGGTGTTGTCAGGGCAATCGAAGCATGCGTTGGTGATTGGGTTTGAAAAAATGTCGGAGCTGGCAACGGCGGCGGTGGGGGATGTTTTGTTGAAATGTTCTTATGCCAAAGAAGAGGCGAGTATTCCCGGCGGATTTGCAGGTGTATTTGGGAAGATTGCGCAAGCTTATTTTGAACGCTATGGCGATCAATCGGATGCGCTGGCGGCGATTGCTGCGAAGAATCACAAGAATGGTATGTCGAATCCGTACGCGCATATGCATAAAGATTTTGGGTTTGATTTTTGTCGCAATGTATCGGAGAAAAATCCGTTTGTGGCTGGCCCGCTGAAGCGGACGGATTGCTCGCTGATTTCGGATGGTGCTGCAGCGATGATTATCAGTGACGCTGATGTGGCGAAGGGCATGACCCGCGCAGTGCAGTTCCGCTCAGCCGTGCAGGTGAATGATTTTCTGCCGCTGAGTCGGCGCGATCCTACGCGGTTTGAAGGCGGGATGCTGGCTTGGCAGAAGGCGCTGGGACAGGCTAAGTTGACGTTGAATGATTTGTCGCTGGTTGAGACGCATGACTGTTTTACGATTGCTGAGTTGCTGGAATATGAGGCGATGGGGTTGGCTGAGCCGGGGCAGGGCGCGCGGGCGATTCTGGATGGCGTTACCAGTAAAGAGGGACGGTTGCCGATTAATCCTTCTGGTGGGTTGAAGTCTAAGGGGCATCCTATTGGGGCAACGGGGGTTTCTATGCATGTTATGGCGGCTATGCAGGCTTGTCATGATGCTGGAGACATGCAGATTCCTGATGCGCGGTTTGTGGGGGTGTTCAATATGGGTGGGGCGGCGGTGGCTAATTATGTGAGTATTTTGGAGAGAGTTAGGTAA
- a CDS encoding TRAP transporter substrate-binding protein, producing the protein MGNISRRRFLKTISATSAVAASGLGLYSTQAHAAAEFTLKFANNLPITHPMNVRAKEMAAKIATDSKGRVDMQVYPNSQLGTDTDMLSQIRAGAIDYFMLSPLILGTLVADAQISGIGFAFKDYNQVWAAMDGDLGAFVRKQIAAKSTLFAFDKIWDNGYRQITNSTRPINKPEDLKGMKLRVPPSPLWTSMFRAFDAAPTSINFAEVYSALQTKIVEGQENPLAIIATAKLYEVQKYCSVTNHMWDGFWCLGNKASFEKLPKDLQDIVTRNVNEAGLKQRVDTKALNDSLVADMKTKGLVFNTTDNEAFRTKLRSAGFYEQWHKKFGPEAWAVLEKYTGKLA; encoded by the coding sequence ATGGGTAATATTTCACGCCGCCGTTTTTTGAAAACCATTTCTGCTACATCGGCGGTTGCCGCCAGCGGTCTCGGTCTGTATTCAACACAAGCCCATGCTGCTGCGGAATTCACTTTGAAATTCGCTAATAATCTACCGATCACCCATCCGATGAATGTGCGCGCCAAAGAAATGGCTGCCAAAATCGCGACCGACTCCAAAGGTCGCGTCGACATGCAGGTGTATCCAAACAGTCAACTTGGTACCGATACCGACATGCTGTCGCAAATCCGTGCCGGTGCGATCGATTACTTTATGTTGTCTCCGCTGATTCTGGGAACGCTGGTTGCAGATGCGCAGATCAGCGGCATCGGCTTTGCTTTCAAGGATTACAACCAGGTCTGGGCTGCGATGGATGGCGATCTGGGTGCTTTCGTCCGCAAGCAAATTGCTGCCAAGTCCACCTTGTTCGCTTTCGACAAAATTTGGGACAACGGCTATCGCCAGATCACCAATAGCACCCGTCCTATCAATAAGCCGGAAGACCTGAAAGGAATGAAGCTGCGCGTGCCGCCTAGCCCACTCTGGACATCGATGTTCCGCGCTTTTGATGCCGCACCGACCAGCATTAACTTTGCCGAGGTGTATTCCGCCCTGCAAACCAAGATCGTCGAAGGTCAGGAAAATCCACTGGCCATCATCGCCACTGCCAAGCTGTACGAAGTCCAAAAATACTGTTCCGTCACCAATCATATGTGGGACGGTTTCTGGTGTCTGGGCAACAAAGCATCGTTTGAAAAACTGCCTAAGGATCTGCAAGATATCGTGACGCGCAACGTCAATGAAGCTGGTCTCAAGCAACGCGTCGACACGAAAGCACTGAACGATTCATTAGTCGCCGACATGAAAACTAAAGGTCTGGTCTTCAATACCACCGATAACGAAGCCTTCCGTACCAAGCTGCGCAGCGCTGGTTTCTATGAGCAATGGCATAAGAAGTTCGGTCCAGAAGCTTGGGCAGTGCTTGAGAAATACACCGGAAAACTGGCGTAA